AAGGCGACTAGAGAGACTATTATTAGCTTATATCAAGAAAAAATTAATATGCCAAAATTTATATTAAAAAGTAAATTTCGTCCCACTGGCGATCAACCCGAGGCCATTGCCAAGCTGGTTGAAGGCTTAAAAAACGGCTATCGCGGACAGACTCTACTCGGCGTTACCGGCTCGGGCAAGACTTTTACTATGGCCGGCATAATCGAAAAAATCCAAAAACCAACCCTGATAATTTCCCATAACAAAACTTTAGCCGCCCAGCTTTACGGTGAATTTAAAAAATTCTTTCCCGAAAACGCCGTGCATTATTTTGTTTCTTATTATGATTATTATCAGCCCGAAGCTTATATCCCGCAGACCGACACTTATATTGAAAAAGAAGCCACGATCAATGAAGAAATTGACCGCTTGCGCCATGCCGCCACCCAATCTTTGCTTAATCGCCAAGACGTTTTAATCGTGGCCAGCGTTTCCTGTATTTACGGCCTGGGTGAACGCGCCGATTACGAGGCCATGAGCCAGTATTTTCAAGTAGGACAAAAAATAAAACGCAATCAGCTGTTAAGAAATTTGGTAAAAATCCAATACGCGCGCGACGATAAAGAATTTAAACGCGGCAGTTTCCGCGTTAAAGGAGAAAATATTGATATTCATCTGGCTACCGGCGAGGGCGCGGTAAAAATTACTATGCTGGGAGAAATAATTGAAAAAATTAACATTTATAATATCCGGCCGGGACAAAATGCTCCCTTATGGTCGGCCGAATATCAAAAGCAGCCTGGCCAGGAACTTAAAAACGTCGCTATTTTGCCGGCCAAGCACTTTATGACCTCGGAAGAAAAAATGAAGCGCGCCTTAAAAACCATCCGCCGGGAATTAAAAGTAAGACTTAAAGAATTAATTAAGCAAGGCAAAGATGTTGAGGCTTACCGGTTGGAAAAAAAGACTAACTATGATCTAGAGATGATAGAAGAAGTCGGTTATTGCAATGGCATAGAAAATTATTCGCGGCATTTTACCGGACGCGCACCCGGCGAGCCGCCGGAAACTTTAATTGATTTTTTCCCTAAAGATTACTTAATGTTTATTGATGAATCGCACGCGACCATACCGCAAATCCGCGGCATGCATGCCGGCGACCAATCGCGCAAGCAAACTTTAATTGATTTTGGCTTTCGCTTGCCGAGCGCCCGCGATAACCGGCCGTTTAATTTTAAAGAATTTAATACTAAAGTGAATCAAGCCGTTTACGTTAGCGCCACGCCGGCTGAATATGAAATAAAAAATTCCCGCCAAGTGGTTGAACAATTAATCAGGCCGACCGGACTATTAGACCCGGAAATTGAAGTCAGGCCGAATAAAAACCAAATTCAAGATTTAATTCAGGAGATAAAAGCAAGAACCGCTAAAGGCCAGCGGACCTTGGTTACGACTTTAACCAAGCGCATGTCCGAAGAACTAGCCGCTTATCTCTCTGAACAAAATATCAAAGTGCAATATCTGCATAGCGATATTGAAACTTTGGAGCGGGTAGATATTTTACGCAATCTTAGATTGGGCAAATACGATGTTTTAGTCGGCATTAATCTCTTGCGCGAAGGCTTGGACTTGCCTGAAGTATCTCTGGTCGCTATTTTAGATGCGGACATGTCCGGCTTCTTGCGCACCGAAACATCGCTCATCCAAACAATGGGCCGGGCGGCCAGGCATCTAAACGGCAAAGTTATTATGTACGGCGATAAAATTACCCCAGCCATGCGCTACGCCATTAATGAAACTAAACGCCGCCGCCATACTCAAGAACTCTATAACAAAAAACACGGCATCACGCCGCGCCAGATTACCGCCGAGTTTCATGAAAGTATAATATAAAATATTTTCATTTAACCAAACTTCGCCTTACTTCTCAATCTTCTATGATAAGCAATAGCGAAGCGGTGCGCTTCATCGCGCACGCGCTTGATCAGATGCA
This genomic window from Patescibacteria group bacterium contains:
- the uvrB gene encoding excinuclease ABC subunit UvrB, whose amino-acid sequence is MPKFILKSKFRPTGDQPEAIAKLVEGLKNGYRGQTLLGVTGSGKTFTMAGIIEKIQKPTLIISHNKTLAAQLYGEFKKFFPENAVHYFVSYYDYYQPEAYIPQTDTYIEKEATINEEIDRLRHAATQSLLNRQDVLIVASVSCIYGLGERADYEAMSQYFQVGQKIKRNQLLRNLVKIQYARDDKEFKRGSFRVKGENIDIHLATGEGAVKITMLGEIIEKINIYNIRPGQNAPLWSAEYQKQPGQELKNVAILPAKHFMTSEEKMKRALKTIRRELKVRLKELIKQGKDVEAYRLEKKTNYDLEMIEEVGYCNGIENYSRHFTGRAPGEPPETLIDFFPKDYLMFIDESHATIPQIRGMHAGDQSRKQTLIDFGFRLPSARDNRPFNFKEFNTKVNQAVYVSATPAEYEIKNSRQVVEQLIRPTGLLDPEIEVRPNKNQIQDLIQEIKARTAKGQRTLVTTLTKRMSEELAAYLSEQNIKVQYLHSDIETLERVDILRNLRLGKYDVLVGINLLREGLDLPEVSLVAILDADMSGFLRTETSLIQTMGRAARHLNGKVIMYGDKITPAMRYAINETKRRRHTQELYNKKHGITPRQITAEFHESII